The following nucleotide sequence is from Paenibacillus odorifer.
GCATGCCTGCAATTAGCTTCAAGCCTTCTGCACCATTTTTCTGGAATTGAACATAATCGTTCGCGACCAACTCCTCAGCCGTTCCAACCGTTTGCTTGTTCAGTTCTGTTCCATTAAGCAAAGTCTTTACATCAAAAAGAGCAACATTCTCTATATTTTTCTCAATCACAATCGAAAGATCATTTCCGCGTACACCGCCATATTTAGCTGTTACCTGAAGACCGTTATTTGTGACTGCCGCTTTAACGCCTTCATTCAATCGATAGAGCAGCAAGGTTCCCGCCCGTTTCAGCGCTTCACGCACTGGCAATAGAGTTGGATGTTCCAAATCAACTCCTAGCAGCTTATTCACATCATCCTGCGGGGTAATCTTCATGATTACTCCCGGTTCTCCCCAAGATAGGGCAAGCGCCAATGCCGTAATCCCGCGTTCTCCCATTTTGCCGATGGCACCTTGATTTGATGCTACATTTACGTATACCCCAGGGCGCACCTTATTTTGCGTTGTCCATGTTCCGCCTGCCATTAGTTCATTACCTCCTTATTTTTGAACAATCCCATAGATTGCTTTGCTTCTTCGAGCGTATAGTTCTTGCCATCCTGCAAAATAACGTTCAATATATCCTTTTCCCTCGGCGTAAAAAGTGAGGAATTCACAATCTGTTCCTTACTGAACCCATTCCCGTTACTCCCTTTAGTACTCATTTCAATCGTTCTCCTCCAATCATTTGTCCCATCTTAATGCTGTCAGGCTTGTCGTTTTGCAAATACAACATATAGTCAACTGTAAACAGCGGCCCATGCCCCTCAGTTCCAGCTTCCCAAGCTTGCCTAACTACACGAAAAGCTCCACCATCCTGCTCCATCCCTGCCATCGCCTCACTTAGCTTATCTGCCATTCTTTCAGCTTCCAGCAAATTGCCTTGCTCATAACGGATGCCAAAACGGTAGACCGCTAAATACCTGCCCTCCCGCTGCCGATCCAGTGTTGCTGAGATCAGTCCGGGATGAAAATAGGCTGTTTGAGGTTTTTCTCCTTCTACATATACAGGCACATCAGGAAAATACCGTTCAAGTGTACTTGTAATGTGTTCTCGCAATTGTTGTACCGACATCACTCCATTCCTTTCTGATCTGCGATCGTTCGTCGATCTTTGATGGTGTTAACCTTCAACTGCATGAACATTAAGCAGACACCCCCTCAACTAGTTTAAGAAAAAAGGATACTATCCGAGGTTGGATAATATCCCTTCTTCATTAGGCAAATGCGAGAAGAATCTTTCACCGCTAGGTTTGTTCTCATCACCCTTAGGGCGGAACTATTAGCAGAGCATTCATGCTCTTGCGGTGTTCTTTTGCTTCATTTGCCATGTTATAATCATACCCCCATATTTTCCTTGCGGAGAGGGTAAACGGACGAGGTTTTGGCTAGCTTTTGGATGGTATAGAGCGGTTTTTCGGAGGAACATAATTGAAGACAAGCTTAAGAGCCTTCGTCCCTCCTTTTATGGACGGCAAGTTTTTGTGCGGGATTATAAGGATAAAGTACATCCTGAAACTTATACTTTCTTATAATTCAAAAAAAGACCGCATCATCCGCTCGGACGATACAGTCTTCTTTACTAATCACACTATTCTATTTCTATTAAGTAATACTCATTTTCTCTTTCTTTACCCTAGGCGCTGTTGTTACTAAAGTTTGCAGAGATAGTAAACCGAGATCCGTTAACGCTAATGCCATCTTGTAAAAAGCCTTCGAGCGTATCTTCACGTAAGTGTCCTTACTTACCGGTGGATCAAACACATGATTGTAAATCGTATAATCGTACATCTCGTCTCTTCTCATATACCTTTCCCGTACCAGCTGCTGTTCTCTCGTATCGAGTCTCTCTACCACAGAGTCTATTGCGGAACAGTAAGCCCTCCTTGCGGCGGGGATGTCCACATTATAAGAAGCTATCGCAGCAGTCTGATCAGTTACAGTGTTAGTAGGACCATGAAATCTTTCTGTGTATGAATAAGTTGTGCTTGCTTCCTTCGCTTCAAATGTAACGGTCTTAAAAATACGGTATTTCTCCAACATGCTCTCTATAGCGACCTGGGTTCGGCGACGGTCCAACTCTGGTAAAGTTGATATGTTCATCATTTATGCACTCCTTTTGGGTTTAACTGAATGAGATTAAATTTGCGGAATTTTCCAGCCCAATGTGATAAAATAAATCTTGTTCGTATTCTGTTCGTATTTTTCTATAATATACCACTTCTTTACCAATCTCGTAAAACCCCGTTTTAGGCTGTTTTTATCGAAAAAGAGCGTATATCCCTCCATTATCTTGCCTTTTGGCAATAATATACGCTTTGTTGTTTACCTATTGGCAAAAATGGCTTATATTATTATCATAAGGTTACAGCCAATAAGGAGTGAGTTGAGATGAAACAGGAATTCGGGGATTATATGAAGCATCTTCGGGAAACAAAGGGACTCACCATTAATCAATTAGCAGCAGCAGCCGGAATTAGCGGTTCGCAAATTTCCCGGATTGAGAATGGATTAAGAGGGGTTCCTAAACCAACCACGTTACGCAAAATTGCTGAGGCCACTGGCGTCCCCTACGAGGAGCTAATGGATCAGGCAGGGTATTTGCAGGACCAGACTCTTTCAAGCGATGAGGCTGTCCCAGATTGGGCTACAAGCAAAGATAAACGAGACTTTCGAAAAATGCTAGAGGATGATGGAGAGCTGATGTTTGATGGGATTCCATTAGACAAAGAAGATAAACAGAGGATAAAAGATGTACTAACCGGATTGTTCTGGGAAGCCAAACAGATGAATAAGAGAAAAAAATCCAAAGACACTAAATAACTATACTAACATGCTGCAGGTGAAGAACATGGATGAACTGATCAATAGTCTGATTAAAAAATATAAAACCAACTGCCCGTTCGAGCTTGCCGCAGCACTAGGCATTCAAATTCGTTTCATGAACCTGGGGACTGGCACAAAGGGATTATATTATCGAAAACTAAGAAGAAGGTTTATCGTCATTCATAATGAGTTGCCTGTAGAATGGCAGCGCTTCGTTTGTGCGCATGAATTAGGGCATGATCGGCTTCACAAGGGGATCAATCGCTTTTTTCTGGAGGAAAGCTCCTATTTCTCTCCTGGGAAGCTTGAACGTCAAGCTAATGTCTTTGCTGTAAAATTACTTTCTTCGGGCAGAAGCCCCGAACAAGAGGAATCATGGAGAAACTATTATCTACGGATTGGAATTCCACCGGAAGTCCGATTTTTTTTGGAGGAATAATAGAACATACGTTCTTAGGCTGTATTTATATGTTTATTCAATACATAACAAAAAAGCCCTTACCGAAGTAAGAGCTTTTGAGCAGCGATTAAGCTGAGTATCGGGATGACACGATTTGAACATGCGACCCCCTGGTCCCAAACCAGGTGCTCTACCAAGCTGAGCTACATCCCGTTACTATAAAATTATGGAGCGGGTGATGGGAATCGAACCCACGCTATCAGCTTGGAAGGCTGAAGTTCTACCATTGAACTACACCCGCAAAGGTGAAAATCGGGATGACACGATTTGAACATGCGACCCCCTGGTCCCAAACCAGGTGCTCTACCAAGCTGAGCTACATCCCGTTATAAATACTATAATTGCTTAATAATAAAAATGGCGCGCCCTGAGAGATTCGAACTCCCGGCCTTTTGATTCGTAGTCAAACGCTCTATCCAGCTGAGCTAAGGGCGCAAAATTATGGAGCGGACGACGGGAATCGAACCCGCGACCCTCGCCTTGGCAAGGCGATGCTCTACCGCTGAGCCACGTCCGCAATAAGTGGTGCGCGTGAAGGGACTTGAACCCCCACGTCGTGAAACGCCAGATCCTAAGTCTGGTGCGTCTGCCATTCCGCCACACGCGCATGATAATAATAAAAGTGAGCCATGAAGGACTCGAACCTTCGACACCCTGATTAAAAGTCAGGTGCTCTACCAACTGAGCTAATGGCTCGCACTTGGCTGGGGATATAGGATTCGAACCTATGAGTGACGGAGTCAAAGTCCGTTGCCTTACCGCTTGGCTAATCCCCATTGATGGTACCTCTATGTTGCCCACAATCTCTTAGGAAGATTATGGTGGAGGCTGAGGGGATCGAACCCCCGACCCTCTGCTTGTAAGGCAGATGCTCTCCCAGCTGAGCTAAGCCTCCATATCTATGGGACCCTCTAAGGGTAAGTACAAGTAAAAGTTGGTGACCCGTATGGGATTCGAACCCATGTTACCTCCGTGAAAGGGAGGTGTCTTAACCCCTTGACCAACGGGCCTTGCAAATCTGTGGAGCTCTCAACCGGATTCGAACCGGTGACCTCTTCCTTACCATGGAAGCACTCTACCTGCTGAGCTATGAGAGCATGGCTCCCCGAACAGGACTCGAACCTGTGACAACTCGATTAACAGTCGAGTGCTCTACCAACTGAGCTATCAGGGAATATCCGCTTGGCAACGTCCTACTCTCCCAGGACCCTTCGGTCCAAGTACCATCGGCGCTGGAGGGCTTAACGGTCGTGTTCGGGATGGGTACGCGTGGAACCCCTCCGCTATCGCCACCAAACGGGCATTTACAGCGTAAATGCTCAGGCTTAATCGCCTGAAAACTGAATCCGAAACGAATTTGCATTCTAAGTATAGGATAAGCCCTCGACCGATTAGTATTGGTCAGCTCCATGCATTGCTGCACTTCCACCTCCAACCTATCTACCTCGTCGTCTTCAAGGGGTCTTACTAATTGGGAAATCTCATCTTGAGGGGGGCTTCACGCTTAGATGCTTTCAGCGCTTATCCCGTCCGTACGTAGCTACCCAGCCATGCTCCTGGCGGAACAACTGGTGCACCAGCGGTACGTCCATCCCGGTCCTCTCGTACTAAGGACAGCTCCTCTCAAATTTCCTGCGCCCACGACAGATAGGGACCGAACTGTCTCACGACGTTCTGAACCCAGCTCGCGTACCGCTTTAATGGGCGAACAGCCCAACCCTTGGGACCTACTTCAGCCCCAGGATGCGATGAGCCGACATCGAGGTGCCAAACCTCCCCGTCGATGTGGACTCTTGGGGGAGATAAGCCTGTTATCCCCAGGGTAGCTTTTATCCGTTGAGCGATGGCCCTTCCATGCGGTACCACCGGATCACTAAGTCCGACTTTCGTCCCTGCTCGACTTGTAGGTCTCGCAGTCAAGCTCCCTTATGCCTTTGCACTCTGCGAATGATTTCCAACCATTCTGAGGGAACCTTGGAACGCCTCCGTTACTCTTTAGGAGGCGACCGCCCCAGTCAAACTGCCCGCCTGACACGGTCCCCGTACCCGGTAAGGGTACTAGGTTAGAACCTAGATACGATCAGGGTGGTATCCCAACGGCGCCTCCACCGAAGCTTGCGCTCCGATTTCTACGGCTCCCACCTATCCTGTACAGATCGTACCCAAATTCAATATCAAGCTGCAGTAAAGCTCCATGGGGTCTTTCCGTCTTGTCGCGGGTAACCTGCATCTTCACAGGTATTAAAATTTCACCGGATCTCTCGTTGAGACAGCGCCCAAGTCGTTACGCCATTCGTGCGGGTCAGAATTTACCTGACAAGGAATTTCGCTACCTTAGGACCGTTATAGTTACGGCCGCCGTTTACTGGGGCTTCGGTTCATAGCTTCGGGTTACCCCTAACCACTCCCCTTAACCTTCCAGCACCGGGCAGGCGTCAGCCCGTATACTTCGCCTTGCGGCTTCGCACAGACCTGTGTTTTTGCTAAACAGTCGCTTGGGCCTTTTCACTGCGGCCCCCTCGTGCTATTCACACTACCGGGGCACCCCTTCTCCCGAAGTTACGGGGTCATTTTGCCGAGTTCCTTAACGAGAGTTCTTCCGCGCGCCTTAGAATTCTCTTCTCGCCTACCTGTGTCGGTTTGCGGTACGGGCACCTTCTCCTGGCTAGAGGCTTTTCTTGGCAGTGTGAGATCATGACCTTCGCTACTATAATTTTCGCTCCCCATCACAGCCCAGCCTTATCGATGTGCGGATTTGCCTACACATCAGCCTCACTGCTTAGACGGACATCCATCAGTCCGCGTCACTACCCTCCTGCGTCACCCCATCGCTCATAGCGGATTACGGTGGTACAGTAATTTCAAACTGTTGTCCTTCGACTACGCCTTTCGGCCTCGCCTTAGGTCCCGACTTACCCTGAGCGGACGAGCCTTCCTCAGGAAACCTTGGGCTTTCGGCGGATCAGATTCTCACTGATCTTTTCGTTACTCATACCGGCATTCTCACTTGTGTAGTGTCCAGCGCTCTTTTCAGTACACCTTCAACCCCTACACAACGCTCCCCTACCCCAGATACATACGTATCTAGCCATAGCTTCGGTGGTGTGTTTAGCCCCGTTACATTTTCGGCGCAGAGTCACTCGACCAGTGAGCTATTACGCACTCTTTCAATGGTGGCTGCTTCTAAGCCAACATCCTGGTTGTCTGTGCAACTCCACATCCTTTCCCACTTAACACACACTTGGGGACCTTAGCTGATGGTCTGGGCTGTTTCCCTTTTGACAATGGATCTTAGCACTCACTGTCTGACTCCCGGCAATAAGTATATGGCATTCGGAGTTTGACTGAGCTTGGTAATCCTTGCGGACCCCGCACCCAATCAGTGCTCTACCTCCACTACTCTTATACCGAGGCTAGCCCTAAAGCTATTTCGGGGAGAACCAGCTATCTCCGAGTTCGATTGGAATTTCTCCGCTACCCCCACCTCATCCCCGCACTTTTCAACGTACGTGGGTTCGGGCCTCCAGTGCGTGTTACCGCACCTTCACCCTGGACAGGGGTAGATCACACGGTTTCGGGTCTACGTCCACATACTCAATCGCCCTATTCAGACTCGCTTTCGCTGCGGCTCCACCTTCTCGGCTTAACCTTGCATGTTAAACGTAACTCGCCGGTTCATTCTACAAAAGGCACGCCATCACCCATAGATCGGGCTCTGACTTTTTGTAAGCACACGGTTTCAGGTTCTATTTCACTCCCCTTCCGGGGTGCTTTTCACCTTTCCCTCACGGTACTGTTTCACTATCGGTCGCCAGGTAGTATTTAGCCTTAGCAGATGGTCCTGCTGGATTCATACGGGGTTTCACGTGCCCCGCACTACTCGGGATCCGTCTCGGAGAGAACACAGTTTAGGTTACAGGGCTTTTACCTCTATCGCGGGCCTTTCCAGACCTCTTCACCTACCATATTCCTTTGTAACTCCATGTGAGACGTCCCACAACCCCTAAGAGCAAGCTCTTAGGTTTAGGCTGTTCCGCGTTCGCTCGCCGCTACTGACGGAATCACTATTGTTTTCTCTTCCTCAGGGTACTTAGATGTTTCAGTTCCCCTGGTCTGCCTCTACACACCCTATGTATTCAGGTATGAGTAACTGCGAATTACCACAGCTGGGTTTCCCCATTCGGACACCCCCGGATCAAAGCTTGCTTACAGCTCCCCGAGGCAGTTTCGTTGTTCGCCACGTCCTTCGTCGGCTCCTGGCGCCTAGGCATCCTCCGTGTGCTCTTATTAGCTTAACCTTGATTTTTCCGAAGAAAAATCTCACTAATAACATTTACTTGTTTGCACAAGTTGCTAAAAGATGTTCTAAAACGCAAATTCGTTTCGGTATCCAGTTTTCAAGGATCAAGTTAAAAAAGTTATTCATTTAAAAATTTATGGTGGAGCCAAGCGGGATCGAACCGCTGACCTCCTGCTTGCAAGGCAGGCGCTCTCCCAGCTGAGCTATGGCCCCATAAAATTACTCTATAATGTTATATGGTGGGCCTTGGTGGACTCGAACCACCGACCTCACCCTTATCAGAGGTGCGCTCTAACCAACTGAGCTAAAAGCCCATATAACATATATAACATTGTGAATCAACCAATGAATTGGTTGTCCGCTTGGCAACGTCCTACTCTTCCAGGACCCTTCGGTCCAAGTACCATCGGCGCTGGAGGGCTTAACGGTCGTGTTCGGGATGGGTACGTGTGGAACCCCTCCGCTATCGCCACCAAACGCATACGAAAGAGACTTGCTCTTTCAAAACTGAACACGAGTGAGTGTTCGAACCCGAAGGTTCTATTGTGGAAGTTAAACTTCCGATTTGAATGTTCTCATTGCAGAGAACGATTCTCCATAGAAAGGAGGTGATCCAGCCGCACCTTCCGATACGGCTACCTTGTTACGACTTCACCCCAATCATCTACCCCACCTTCGGCGGCTGGCTCCCTTGCGGGTTACCCCACCGACTTCGGGTGTTGTAAACTCTCGTGGTGTGACGGGCGGTGTGTACAAGACCCGGGAACGTATTCACCGCGGCATGCTGATCCGCGATTACTAGCAATTCCGACTTCATGCAGGCGAGTTGCAGCCTGCAATCCGAACTGAGACCGGCTTTGATGGGATTGGCTCCACCTCGCGGCTTCGCTTCCCGTTGTACCGGCCATTGTAGTACGTGTGTAGCCCAGGTCATAAGGGGCATGATGATTTGACGTCATCCCCACCTTCCTCCGGTTTGTCACCGGCAGTCACTCTAGAGTGCCCAGCATTACCTGCTGGCAACTAAAGTTAAGGGTTGCGCTCGTTGCGGGACTTAACCCAACATCTCACGACACGAGCTGACGACAACCATGCACCACCTGTCTCCTCTGTCCCGAAGGCCGCTGCTATCTCTAGCAGATTCAGAGGGATGTCAAGACCTGGTAAGGTTCTTCGCGTTGCTTCGAATTAAACCACATACTCCACTGCTTGTGCGGGTCCCCGTCAATTCCTTTGAGTTTCAGTCTTGC
It contains:
- a CDS encoding phage tail terminator family protein — translated: MSVQQLREHITSTLERYFPDVPVYVEGEKPQTAYFHPGLISATLDRQREGRYLAVYRFGIRYEQGNLLEAERMADKLSEAMAGMEQDGGAFRVVRQAWEAGTEGHGPLFTVDYMLYLQNDKPDSIKMGQMIGGERLK
- a CDS encoding ArpU family phage packaging/lysis transcriptional regulator; this encodes MNISTLPELDRRRTQVAIESMLEKYRIFKTVTFEAKEASTTYSYTERFHGPTNTVTDQTAAIASYNVDIPAARRAYCSAIDSVVERLDTREQQLVRERYMRRDEMYDYTIYNHVFDPPVSKDTYVKIRSKAFYKMALALTDLGLLSLQTLVTTAPRVKKEKMSIT
- a CDS encoding helix-turn-helix domain-containing protein, which translates into the protein MKQEFGDYMKHLRETKGLTINQLAAAAGISGSQISRIENGLRGVPKPTTLRKIAEATGVPYEELMDQAGYLQDQTLSSDEAVPDWATSKDKRDFRKMLEDDGELMFDGIPLDKEDKQRIKDVLTGLFWEAKQMNKRKKSKDTK
- a CDS encoding ImmA/IrrE family metallo-endopeptidase, with the translated sequence MDELINSLIKKYKTNCPFELAAALGIQIRFMNLGTGTKGLYYRKLRRRFIVIHNELPVEWQRFVCAHELGHDRLHKGINRFFLEESSYFSPGKLERQANVFAVKLLSSGRSPEQEESWRNYYLRIGIPPEVRFFLEE